One genomic segment of Rubripirellula tenax includes these proteins:
- a CDS encoding rhodanese-like domain-containing protein, with protein MQTIDVKQLAERQRSAPIDLIDVRTPVEFREVHAVGAVNVPLDTLDPASIVGARNGRSDQPIYLICKTGGRSSRAAQKFIDAGYENVISVDGGTGAWDQSGLPVNRGKKSISLERQVRIVAGFLTLVGALLGYFVHPALVGISAFIGAGLMFAGITDTCGMGMMLAKMPWNNCRDTGACSVDRSA; from the coding sequence GTGCAAACCATCGATGTGAAACAATTAGCCGAGCGACAACGGTCCGCGCCGATCGATTTAATCGATGTACGCACGCCGGTCGAGTTTCGCGAAGTTCATGCCGTCGGTGCAGTGAACGTTCCGCTCGATACTCTTGACCCTGCCTCGATCGTTGGGGCGCGAAATGGCCGGTCCGATCAGCCGATTTACTTGATTTGCAAGACGGGAGGCCGCTCGAGTCGGGCCGCACAGAAGTTCATCGACGCGGGCTATGAAAATGTCATCAGCGTCGATGGTGGTACCGGTGCTTGGGACCAATCCGGGTTGCCGGTCAACCGCGGCAAGAAATCGATCTCGTTAGAACGACAAGTTCGTATCGTCGCCGGATTTTTGACACTCGTCGGCGCACTGCTTGGCTACTTCGTTCACCCCGCGCTGGTCGGGATCTCGGCGTTTATTGGTGCCGGCTTGATGTTTGCCGGAATCACTGACACGTGCGGCATGGGCATGATGCTTGCCAAGATGCCTTGGAACAACTGTCGCGATACCGGTGCGTGCAGCGTCGACCGATCTGCGTAA
- a CDS encoding exo-alpha-sialidase, whose translation MRIPTLSLAYMICLSSILVADDATWKLRPLAYNHPGLEVDLGVGLWAYPIPIDYDQDGDMDLLVACPDKPTNGVHYFENLSQDPKLAMPVFKAPVRLGDAAHYMLMSKIGDESVILKPGNEYRRDPETGEFDFAKPRKIDAVSNPNHESNGRTRANMWRYVDYDNDGDHDIVVGSGDWTELGWDHAYDSSGTWRNGPLHGYVYVMRNEGTDQSPKYSDTPFRVQAAGGDVDVYGWPCPNFADFDNDGDLDLLCGEFMDGFTYFRNIGTATDPIYAAGQKLNAADGRPLVMHLQMITPTAIDWDTDGDLDLIVGDEDGRVALVENTGRFQDGAPEFAPPKYFRQEADTLKFGALATPFAYDWDNDGDEDILCGNTAGSIGLFENLGAGAGGLPKWTAPKRLNVKAADGSSQPFRVMAGDNGSIQGPCEAKWGYTTLSVADWDADGDGDIVFNSILSRIGLLMNEGGTLVEQEFDTGLNESPPAWYWWQTKSGSALTQWRTTPVAIDFDGDGGLDLVMLDQQGYLTLRSSGGPARRIFVDEDNQPLRLNAGTCGRSGRVKLAVADWDGDSRLDVFVNSENAIWYRNCEDRDGKIVLKKIGNLADRNVAGHTSSPAICDFDRDGKPDLLVGSENGRIYHLHHKDAIKYSAGQIESRPAIAAPPGRFQGFVSEDFIFTKADFKQCHASTICQTTRGLVTAWFGGTKEGDDDVRIWTSYHDGLQWSKPIAIADGIQHDGLRYPCWNPVLFQPPGDGPTMLFFKVGPSPKAWWGEVMVSYDRGRTFVDRRRLPEGIVGPVRCKPILIDGGRRLLCGSSTEDEGWRVHFESVGIVDGEINDRWKRIGPIDGNESFRAIQPTFLTHADGRLQVLCRTQEDVIATSESADIGKTWTKLVATRLPNPNSGIDAVSLSDGRHLLVYNPLTSGITGWGKRSSLALAISNDGHKWSEVGLIEKDKASEFSYPAVVQTSDGLVHVTYTHRRTEIKHVVIDPSQISDPPIVADR comes from the coding sequence ATGAGAATCCCAACCCTCTCGCTGGCGTACATGATTTGTCTGTCGTCGATATTGGTTGCCGATGACGCGACGTGGAAACTAAGACCGCTCGCATACAATCACCCGGGTTTAGAAGTCGATCTGGGGGTGGGACTGTGGGCGTATCCGATCCCGATCGACTATGACCAAGACGGCGACATGGACTTGTTGGTGGCTTGTCCGGACAAGCCGACCAATGGTGTCCACTACTTCGAAAACCTGTCGCAAGATCCCAAACTTGCGATGCCCGTCTTCAAGGCGCCCGTACGTTTGGGTGACGCGGCACATTACATGTTGATGAGCAAAATCGGTGACGAATCCGTCATTCTAAAACCGGGGAACGAGTACCGACGTGATCCCGAGACGGGTGAATTCGATTTCGCCAAGCCTCGTAAGATCGACGCAGTGTCGAATCCGAATCATGAATCCAACGGCCGCACCCGAGCGAACATGTGGCGCTATGTTGACTATGACAACGATGGCGATCACGACATTGTCGTCGGGTCCGGCGACTGGACGGAACTGGGTTGGGATCACGCCTACGACAGTTCGGGAACTTGGCGGAACGGTCCCTTGCACGGATACGTCTATGTCATGCGGAACGAAGGCACCGATCAGTCGCCCAAGTACAGCGACACTCCGTTTCGAGTCCAAGCCGCTGGTGGTGATGTCGATGTCTACGGCTGGCCTTGCCCCAACTTCGCCGATTTCGACAACGACGGCGATCTGGATCTGCTGTGTGGCGAGTTCATGGACGGATTCACCTACTTTCGAAACATCGGCACGGCAACGGATCCGATTTATGCAGCGGGCCAGAAACTGAACGCAGCCGATGGCCGGCCTTTGGTCATGCACCTGCAAATGATCACGCCAACGGCGATCGATTGGGACACCGACGGAGACTTGGACTTGATCGTCGGCGACGAAGACGGTCGCGTCGCACTGGTCGAGAACACGGGGCGGTTCCAAGACGGTGCACCGGAGTTCGCACCACCGAAGTACTTCCGCCAAGAAGCCGACACGTTGAAGTTTGGCGCCCTGGCGACGCCGTTCGCGTATGACTGGGACAATGACGGCGACGAAGACATTCTGTGCGGAAACACGGCCGGCTCGATCGGACTGTTTGAAAACTTGGGCGCCGGTGCTGGCGGGCTGCCCAAGTGGACCGCGCCGAAACGGTTGAACGTCAAGGCCGCCGATGGATCCAGTCAGCCGTTTCGCGTGATGGCGGGCGACAACGGCTCGATCCAAGGACCCTGTGAAGCCAAGTGGGGCTATACGACGCTGTCGGTGGCCGATTGGGATGCCGATGGCGACGGCGACATCGTCTTCAACTCCATTTTGTCGCGAATCGGATTGCTGATGAACGAAGGGGGAACGTTGGTCGAGCAAGAGTTTGATACCGGCCTGAATGAATCACCGCCGGCCTGGTACTGGTGGCAAACGAAATCCGGTTCGGCGCTAACGCAGTGGCGAACAACTCCGGTCGCGATCGACTTCGACGGCGACGGCGGACTGGACTTGGTGATGCTGGACCAACAGGGCTATTTGACGCTGCGTTCGTCCGGTGGACCGGCGCGACGCATTTTCGTTGACGAAGACAATCAACCGCTGCGATTGAATGCGGGGACGTGCGGCCGTTCGGGGCGAGTCAAGCTAGCCGTCGCGGATTGGGATGGCGATTCGCGACTCGACGTTTTCGTGAATTCGGAAAACGCGATCTGGTACCGCAATTGCGAAGACCGCGACGGCAAAATTGTGTTGAAGAAGATCGGAAACCTGGCCGACCGAAACGTGGCGGGACATACATCGAGCCCCGCGATCTGTGATTTCGATCGCGATGGAAAACCGGATCTATTGGTTGGTAGCGAGAACGGGCGGATCTATCACCTGCATCACAAGGACGCCATAAAATATTCGGCGGGTCAAATCGAATCGCGTCCGGCCATCGCTGCCCCGCCCGGCCGTTTCCAAGGATTCGTCAGCGAAGATTTCATCTTCACGAAAGCAGACTTCAAACAGTGCCATGCTTCGACGATCTGCCAAACCACCCGAGGACTCGTCACGGCTTGGTTCGGCGGAACCAAAGAAGGCGACGATGATGTCCGAATTTGGACCAGCTATCACGACGGGCTTCAGTGGTCCAAACCGATCGCGATCGCCGATGGAATCCAGCACGACGGACTGCGTTACCCGTGCTGGAACCCTGTTCTCTTTCAACCACCGGGGGACGGGCCGACGATGCTGTTCTTCAAAGTCGGTCCGAGTCCGAAAGCTTGGTGGGGTGAAGTCATGGTCAGCTACGATCGCGGACGCACGTTCGTCGATCGCCGGCGGTTGCCCGAGGGCATCGTGGGCCCCGTACGCTGCAAGCCGATCCTGATCGATGGTGGCAGGCGGTTGCTGTGCGGATCATCAACCGAAGACGAGGGCTGGCGAGTCCATTTCGAATCGGTCGGTATCGTTGATGGTGAAATCAACGACCGCTGGAAACGAATCGGCCCCATCGATGGCAATGAATCATTCCGTGCGATCCAGCCGACGTTTCTGACCCACGCCGACGGACGCCTGCAAGTGCTCTGTCGCACCCAAGAAGACGTCATCGCAACAAGCGAATCAGCAGACATTGGCAAGACTTGGACAAAACTTGTCGCAACAAGGTTGCCCAATCCGAATTCGGGAATCGACGCGGTATCGCTTTCCGATGGTCGCCATCTGTTGGTCTACAACCCGTTGACATCGGGTATCACCGGATGGGGCAAACGCAGTTCCCTTGCACTCGCGATTTCAAACGACGGGCATAAATGGTCCGAAGTCGGGTTGATCGAAAAGGACAAGGCATCCGAGTTCAGTTATCCCGCCGTCGTGCAAACCAGCGATGGTCTGGTTCACGTGACGTACACCCACCGGCGAACCGAAATCAAACACGTCGTCATCGATCCGTCCCAAATTTCGGATCCGCCAATCGTTGCGGACCGCTAG
- a CDS encoding sulfatase-like hydrolase/transferase, whose amino-acid sequence MSWVRKSLLSLGLIGLVVIVPARFALADSKDSSRPNILFILVDDQSPYDLKIYNPQSELQTPTLDRLAAEGTVIDSARHMGAWVGAVCTSSRHMIMSGRTLWHIPDRRNNTKNNPNAADPNLVPPNLVDSTLAAVFNRAGYDTMRTCKTGNSYDAANKQFSVVHDAVKRGGTDETGSHWHAQQVLEYLGQREAKQDQDPFLIYFGFSHPHDTRDGKPELLNKYGATNHRDPKSLPALNPNQPKLPIGYLPEHPFHHGQPGLRDEEHVSGVWKNRDEATIRNETGREFACSENIDIQIDRVLKKLESMGELDNTYIVYTADHGMAIGRHGLQGKQNLYEHTWRVPMIVKGPGIPSGTRVRGNVYLLDVLATLCDFAGIEAPQTNEGISFRPVVEGKQETVRDTMYGCYCGGTKPGMRCVIDGDWKLIQYDVLDGTVREKQLFNLAENPHEFIDSHSHADVIAMTGHRPDANQANLVKDPRYADQLAKMEALLLAEMRRLDDPYRFWDQPDR is encoded by the coding sequence ATGTCATGGGTCCGAAAGTCGTTGTTGTCACTTGGTCTGATTGGACTGGTCGTGATCGTTCCAGCCCGATTTGCGTTGGCTGATTCGAAAGATTCAAGCCGACCGAACATCTTGTTCATTTTGGTGGACGACCAATCGCCTTACGACTTGAAGATTTACAATCCGCAATCCGAATTGCAAACGCCAACGCTTGATCGATTGGCGGCCGAAGGGACCGTGATCGATTCGGCCCGGCACATGGGCGCTTGGGTCGGTGCGGTGTGTACGTCGTCGCGACACATGATCATGTCGGGAAGGACGTTGTGGCACATCCCCGATCGTCGCAACAACACAAAGAACAATCCCAACGCAGCCGATCCGAATTTGGTGCCGCCCAACTTGGTTGACTCGACGCTTGCAGCCGTTTTTAATCGCGCGGGATACGACACGATGCGGACCTGCAAAACGGGCAACTCGTACGACGCAGCGAACAAACAATTTTCCGTGGTCCACGATGCGGTCAAGCGAGGCGGGACGGACGAAACGGGAAGCCATTGGCATGCCCAACAAGTCTTGGAATACCTGGGGCAGCGCGAGGCCAAACAGGACCAGGATCCGTTCTTGATCTATTTCGGATTTTCGCATCCCCACGACACAAGAGACGGGAAGCCTGAATTGCTCAACAAGTACGGTGCGACCAATCACCGTGATCCGAAATCGTTGCCCGCGCTGAATCCGAATCAGCCGAAGTTGCCGATCGGCTATCTGCCCGAACATCCGTTTCACCACGGGCAACCCGGTCTGCGCGACGAAGAACATGTCAGCGGAGTCTGGAAGAATCGCGACGAGGCGACGATCCGCAACGAAACGGGTCGCGAGTTCGCGTGCAGTGAAAACATCGACATCCAAATCGACCGCGTGCTCAAAAAATTGGAATCGATGGGCGAACTGGACAACACCTACATCGTCTACACCGCCGATCACGGGATGGCAATCGGACGTCACGGATTGCAGGGAAAACAGAACCTGTACGAACACACTTGGCGAGTGCCGATGATTGTCAAAGGCCCCGGCATTCCATCGGGCACGCGGGTGCGCGGGAATGTTTATTTGCTTGATGTGCTGGCCACGCTTTGCGACTTCGCAGGGATCGAAGCGCCCCAAACAAATGAAGGAATCAGTTTCCGTCCGGTCGTGGAGGGTAAGCAAGAAACGGTTCGCGATACGATGTACGGTTGCTATTGCGGCGGCACGAAACCAGGAATGCGGTGCGTGATCGATGGTGATTGGAAACTGATTCAATACGATGTTTTGGATGGCACCGTCCGCGAAAAACAACTTTTCAATCTGGCGGAAAACCCGCACGAGTTCATCGACTCGCACAGCCACGCCGACGTGATCGCCATGACGGGCCATCGTCCGGATGCGAATCAGGCCAATTTGGTTAAGGATCCTCGCTACGCGGATCAATTGGCGAAAATGGAAGCACTTTTGCTTGCCGAGATGCGCCGGCTGGACGATCCCTACCGATTCTGGGATCAACCCGATCGCTAG
- a CDS encoding FAD-dependent oxidoreductase gives MKIVIIGGVAGGASAAARARRLSDDAEIIVLERGPHPSFANCGLPYYVGGEIQSRDKLLVAPIEMLRQRHRLDVRVHAEVIAIDRPAKQVTVRDLASDRQYTESYDKLIVSTGAAPFRPHIPGIDSDRVLELRDLNDADRMHTVATSGSRKAVIVGAGFIGIEVAENLRRRNIDVTIVELADQILPPWDHEMMIPIQDHVRENGVELCLQDSAIGFDETETGLNIRLQSGATIAADFAVVCIGVRPESKLAMDAGIACGPRGGIVTSERMQTNDPDIYAVGDVAEVMDFVTRQPVQIPLAGPANRQGRIAADHIFGRPSAYRGTQGTAIVGVFGKTAAMTGQSEKLLRRSETLYEKIYIHPTDHAGYYPGAEVMTLKLLFDPNTGHILGAQGVGTHGVDKRIDVIATAIQGGMTVFDLEEVELCYAPQYGHAKDAVNMAGFVASGVVRGDQTVVHATSDPSAPPVYVLDVRSESEFTAGHIPDATNIPIEVLRDRTDELPRDRKIIAYCKVGQRGYLATRVLMQRGFDVSNLSGGYLSWRRTAEASSTT, from the coding sequence ATGAAGATTGTCATCATTGGCGGTGTCGCGGGCGGAGCATCGGCGGCGGCACGTGCTAGGCGTTTGTCTGATGACGCCGAAATCATTGTGCTAGAACGGGGGCCTCATCCCTCGTTTGCCAATTGTGGACTGCCCTACTACGTCGGCGGCGAGATTCAATCTCGCGATAAATTACTCGTCGCTCCCATCGAAATGCTTCGCCAACGGCATCGGCTTGACGTGCGAGTTCACGCCGAAGTGATCGCGATCGACCGCCCGGCAAAGCAGGTCACCGTGCGCGACTTGGCCTCAGATCGTCAATACACCGAGTCGTATGACAAGCTGATCGTTTCGACGGGTGCCGCGCCGTTTCGGCCGCACATCCCCGGCATCGATTCGGATCGCGTCTTGGAACTTCGCGACTTGAACGATGCCGATCGCATGCACACCGTCGCCACATCCGGTTCGCGGAAAGCGGTGATCGTCGGTGCCGGCTTCATCGGCATCGAAGTCGCCGAGAATCTAAGACGCCGCAACATCGATGTCACCATCGTCGAATTGGCGGACCAGATCTTACCGCCGTGGGACCATGAGATGATGATCCCGATCCAAGATCACGTTCGCGAAAATGGCGTCGAGCTTTGTCTGCAGGATTCGGCCATCGGGTTTGATGAAACCGAAACGGGTTTGAACATCCGATTGCAATCCGGTGCGACGATCGCTGCTGACTTCGCCGTCGTTTGCATCGGCGTGCGACCGGAAAGCAAGCTCGCGATGGATGCTGGGATCGCATGCGGGCCGCGCGGCGGAATCGTCACGAGCGAACGGATGCAAACCAACGATCCGGACATCTACGCCGTCGGCGATGTCGCCGAAGTGATGGATTTTGTTACCAGACAACCCGTGCAGATCCCCTTGGCAGGCCCGGCCAATCGTCAGGGACGGATCGCGGCCGATCACATTTTCGGACGCCCATCCGCCTATCGCGGAACGCAAGGGACCGCCATCGTCGGTGTGTTTGGAAAAACCGCCGCAATGACGGGACAGAGCGAGAAGTTGCTGCGCCGAAGTGAGACTCTTTACGAAAAGATCTACATCCATCCGACGGACCACGCGGGCTACTATCCGGGCGCGGAAGTGATGACGCTCAAGCTGCTGTTCGATCCAAACACCGGCCACATTTTGGGCGCCCAAGGCGTGGGTACCCATGGTGTTGATAAACGCATCGACGTGATCGCGACCGCCATCCAAGGCGGAATGACGGTTTTCGACTTGGAAGAAGTCGAATTGTGTTACGCGCCCCAGTACGGCCACGCCAAGGATGCCGTGAACATGGCCGGCTTTGTCGCGTCGGGTGTGGTGCGAGGCGATCAAACCGTCGTCCACGCGACCAGCGACCCTTCGGCGCCGCCGGTTTACGTGTTGGACGTACGCAGCGAATCTGAATTCACCGCCGGCCACATCCCAGATGCGACCAATATCCCGATCGAAGTGCTGAGGGATCGTACCGACGAGCTGCCTCGCGATCGAAAGATCATCGCGTATTGCAAAGTTGGCCAGCGAGGGTATTTGGCAACACGAGTGCTGATGCAACGCGGCTTCGATGTTTCCAACCTCAGCGGTGGATACTTATCATGGCGTCGTACGGCGGAAGCTTCTTCGACAACGTAG